In Rhodobacteraceae bacterium LMO-JJ12, a single window of DNA contains:
- a CDS encoding cation:proton antiporter, whose protein sequence is MTDALLHTPFAEVAILLVMAAAIGLLGILLRQPLIVSFIAVGLIAGPSALDVVRSDAQIDLLSELGIAVLLFLVGIKLDVKLIRSLGAVSLLTGLGQVAFTSIFGYLIGLALGLGHVTSLYVAVALTFSSTIIIVKLLSDKREIDSLHGQIALGFLIVQDLVVVLAMIVLSAIGIGAAGDDGHGGGSVPMVLGAGVAMVAVVVLFVRYVANPLTERLARAPELLVIFAIAMAAMFAAAGDLAGLGKEVGGLLAGVALASSPYRETIAARLAPLRDFLLLFFFIALGSALDLSLLGTHVSGAIIFSLFVLIGNPLIVLAIMGAMGYRMRTGFLAGLTVAQISEFSLIFVAMGVSLGHVQEDALGLVTMVGLVTIAASTYMITYSHRLYSIFEPLLGFFERNGTPREPSEAAAHCDEGYKVIIFGLGRFGTAIGMRLQKRGIKVLGVDFNPLAVRRWRALGLETEFGDATDPEFVAELPLARAEWVVSTVPTLPTDLSHEDTRTTLIQLTRTSGFRGRVAVTSHHPKDTEELIASGADMVLEPFQDAADRAVDLLCGAQEEERTEIPPIDTEDKQAS, encoded by the coding sequence ATGACTGATGCCCTGCTCCACACCCCTTTTGCCGAGGTTGCCATCCTGCTCGTGATGGCAGCGGCCATCGGCCTGCTCGGCATCCTGCTGCGCCAGCCGCTGATCGTGAGTTTCATTGCCGTCGGCCTGATCGCCGGGCCATCCGCTCTTGATGTCGTGCGTTCCGACGCCCAGATTGATCTGCTGTCCGAGCTCGGCATCGCCGTGCTGCTGTTCCTCGTCGGCATCAAGCTTGACGTGAAGCTCATCCGCTCGCTCGGGGCCGTCTCTCTGCTGACGGGATTGGGACAGGTCGCCTTCACCTCGATCTTTGGCTACCTGATCGGGCTTGCGCTGGGGCTGGGGCATGTCACCAGCCTTTATGTCGCCGTGGCGCTGACCTTTTCATCAACCATCATCATCGTGAAACTTCTGTCGGACAAGCGCGAAATCGACAGCCTGCACGGCCAGATCGCGCTTGGCTTCCTGATCGTTCAGGATCTTGTCGTCGTTCTGGCGATGATCGTGTTGTCCGCCATCGGGATCGGCGCGGCCGGGGATGACGGACATGGCGGCGGTTCGGTGCCCATGGTGTTGGGCGCGGGCGTCGCCATGGTGGCGGTGGTCGTCCTGTTCGTGCGCTATGTTGCCAATCCGTTGACCGAACGGCTGGCGCGTGCCCCCGAACTCCTGGTGATCTTTGCCATCGCCATGGCTGCAATGTTCGCCGCGGCTGGCGATCTCGCCGGCCTCGGCAAGGAGGTAGGCGGGCTGTTGGCCGGTGTCGCACTTGCTTCGAGCCCCTACCGCGAGACGATCGCGGCCCGGCTGGCGCCGCTGCGGGATTTCCTGCTGCTCTTCTTCTTCATCGCGCTCGGCTCGGCACTCGATCTGTCGCTACTGGGGACACATGTAAGCGGCGCCATCATTTTCTCCCTATTCGTCTTGATCGGCAACCCGCTGATCGTTCTCGCGATCATGGGAGCCATGGGCTATCGCATGCGCACGGGTTTCCTCGCCGGCCTCACGGTAGCCCAGATCAGCGAGTTTTCCCTGATCTTCGTGGCGATGGGCGTTTCGCTCGGGCACGTGCAAGAGGACGCGCTCGGCCTTGTCACAATGGTCGGGCTGGTGACCATTGCGGCTTCGACCTACATGATCACCTATTCGCACCGGCTGTATTCCATTTTCGAACCGCTTCTCGGTTTTTTCGAGCGCAACGGTACCCCACGCGAGCCGTCCGAGGCCGCAGCGCATTGTGACGAGGGATACAAGGTGATCATCTTCGGGCTCGGGCGCTTTGGCACGGCGATCGGGATGCGACTGCAGAAAAGGGGCATCAAGGTACTGGGGGTCGATTTCAACCCGCTGGCGGTTCGGCGTTGGCGCGCGCTTGGCCTTGAAACCGAGTTCGGCGACGCCACCGACCCCGAATTCGTGGCCGAGCTACCGCTTGCGCGGGCCGAATGGGTCGTCTCGACCGTTCCGACCTTGCCGACCGACCTTAGCCACGAGGATACGCGCACGACGCTGATACAACTCACGCGAACGTCGGGCTTCCGCGGTCGTGTCGCAGTCACCTCCCATCATCCAAAAGACACCGAGGAACTCATCGCCTCAGGCGCAGACATGGTGCTGGAGCCCTTCCAGGATGCAGCCGACCGCGCCGTCGACCTTCTCTGCGGCGCGCAGGAGGAAGAACGAACCGAGATTCCGCCCATCGACACAGAAGACAAACAGGCAAGCTAG
- a CDS encoding TRAP transporter small permease subunit has translation MEPLNNSNGAAPEDRSNTKPVLTVLGHVESAMTALAALAIFSMACFICYGVIARNILNISVSDETVIVGDMMIVALVLPLARVAAERGFIVVELLTQRFSKRHARVLAILTGAVGLIATLPITYAGLRAFGDAWQSGNFYFGVLNWPEWPGKLAFLLGYAMFLLRLVILLLSDATSRSLDRETA, from the coding sequence ATGGAACCGCTGAACAACAGCAATGGAGCGGCCCCTGAGGACCGCTCCAATACCAAACCAGTGCTGACCGTTTTGGGGCATGTCGAGAGCGCGATGACCGCGCTTGCGGCGCTGGCCATTTTCTCGATGGCTTGCTTCATTTGTTATGGTGTCATCGCGCGCAATATTTTGAATATTTCCGTGAGCGATGAGACGGTGATTGTCGGTGACATGATGATCGTGGCGCTGGTGCTACCTTTGGCGCGGGTCGCCGCGGAACGTGGATTTATTGTCGTGGAACTGCTCACGCAGCGGTTCAGCAAACGGCATGCGCGGGTATTGGCGATACTGACAGGAGCGGTCGGCCTGATAGCGACCTTGCCGATCACCTATGCAGGGCTGCGCGCTTTTGGCGATGCCTGGCAAAGCGGTAATTTCTATTTTGGCGTTTTGAACTGGCCGGAATGGCCAGGCAAACTCGCCTTCCTGTTGGGCTATGCGATGTTTCTTCTGAGGCTTGTGATCCTCTTGCTGTCCGATGCTACATCCCGCTCTTTGGATAGGGAGACAGCCTGA
- a CDS encoding helix-turn-helix domain-containing protein — MKREQYQTVKEVADLLKVSEATVRGWIKNGELHAFEIGKGWRIADSDLETFLSNHSTRAKTPGAQENEIVQIQDSEHESNS; from the coding sequence ATGAAACGTGAACAATATCAAACGGTAAAGGAAGTCGCAGACCTCCTCAAGGTGAGCGAAGCCACGGTACGCGGCTGGATCAAGAATGGCGAGTTGCACGCATTCGAGATTGGCAAGGGGTGGCGGATCGCCGACAGCGATCTGGAGACTTTCCTGTCCAACCATTCCACACGCGCCAAGACGCCCGGTGCGCAAGAGAACGAAATCGTCCAGATCCAAGATTCCGAACACGAAAGCAACTCATGA
- a CDS encoding C4-dicarboxylate TRAP transporter substrate-binding protein, with the protein MFNKLKTTAVAAALAVGTASVGLAETVLIYSEGGPNRGTRAAALESFAQNVAEFSNGDMAIDIHWAGALMKLTATLGGVRDGAADLGTVLTAYEPKRLMAFGIGDLPLTSSDPWVGMRAMYELMTTNEQMVESLAKENVVYVSNYTSSGVNLNCGGDNEINTIEDIPGKKIRASGTFGKVLNDLGANTVNMSYTEVYQALDSGLIDCEAGYLYTIEGYKLYEVLNHVALANWGQITAFGIVINKDVYDGLAADQRDVLAKSGDKMVDDFARAQIEQMDVITAGLKSGEIGRKVEVVDFQGREQLLEASMKYRDEWVKNVSAMGMDGEAIWAEYLSLIAKYETERDTKGYPWNR; encoded by the coding sequence ATGTTCAACAAACTGAAAACGACGGCTGTGGCGGCCGCACTGGCGGTAGGGACAGCTTCGGTTGGTCTGGCCGAAACCGTGCTGATCTATTCCGAAGGTGGCCCGAACCGGGGCACGCGCGCGGCGGCGCTTGAAAGCTTCGCTCAAAATGTGGCGGAATTTTCGAACGGTGACATGGCGATTGATATTCATTGGGCTGGCGCGCTGATGAAGCTGACCGCCACTTTGGGTGGTGTTCGTGATGGTGCTGCTGACTTGGGCACGGTTCTGACCGCCTATGAACCCAAGCGTCTGATGGCGTTTGGAATTGGCGATTTGCCGCTAACCTCGTCTGACCCTTGGGTTGGTATGCGCGCAATGTATGAGCTGATGACCACCAATGAGCAGATGGTTGAGTCACTTGCCAAGGAGAATGTGGTTTACGTGTCAAACTATACCTCCTCGGGTGTTAATCTCAATTGCGGCGGTGACAATGAGATCAATACGATCGAGGATATTCCGGGCAAGAAAATCCGCGCGAGCGGAACGTTTGGCAAGGTGCTAAATGACTTGGGCGCCAATACCGTCAATATGAGCTACACCGAAGTCTATCAGGCTCTCGATTCCGGGTTGATTGATTGCGAAGCCGGATATCTTTACACGATCGAGGGATATAAGCTTTACGAGGTGTTGAACCACGTCGCATTGGCGAATTGGGGACAGATCACCGCCTTTGGTATCGTGATCAACAAAGACGTCTATGATGGGCTTGCCGCGGATCAGCGCGATGTTCTGGCGAAATCCGGCGACAAGATGGTCGATGATTTTGCGCGTGCACAAATTGAACAGATGGATGTGATTACCGCAGGTCTCAAATCCGGTGAGATCGGTCGCAAGGTTGAGGTCGTCGATTTCCAGGGCCGCGAGCAACTTCTTGAAGCGTCGATGAAATATCGCGACGAATGGGTCAAGAATGTTTCAGCCATGGGCATGGACGGTGAAGCCATTTGGGCTGAATATCTGAGCTTGATCGCCAAATACGAAACAGAGCGTGACACCAAGGGATATCCATGGAACCGCTGA
- a CDS encoding universal stress protein, which produces MKKIMLATDFSERSDRALRRATLLARQFEAALLIVHVVDDDQPRRIVESERDVASTLLRELRDTVQDIDGIPCETRVVLADPFAGIARAAEEVAPDLLVIGPHRRQALRDVFVGTTAERTIRSVACPVLMVNAPPVGPYGHVMLTTDFSEGSTRAAKTCIGLGIARDARATMLHVFDAPAVHLAMSHTVPVDERQAYIDDERREASRNLAAFMKSLDWQSLRPDVRQVRKSRVEDILAAAREASADLVVIGTHGRGNLAKLILGSVAEAVLRRADRDVLAIPPVIRD; this is translated from the coding sequence ATGAAGAAGATCATGCTTGCTACGGACTTTTCGGAGAGGTCGGACCGTGCGCTCAGGCGTGCGACGTTGCTTGCCCGGCAATTTGAGGCCGCGCTTTTGATCGTCCATGTCGTCGACGACGACCAGCCGCGCCGCATCGTCGAAAGCGAGCGTGACGTGGCCTCCACTCTCCTGCGAGAGTTGCGGGACACGGTGCAGGATATCGATGGGATCCCCTGCGAGACCCGCGTCGTGCTGGCTGATCCCTTTGCTGGCATCGCGCGAGCAGCTGAAGAGGTGGCGCCCGACCTCCTTGTCATCGGCCCGCATCGCCGCCAGGCGCTGCGCGACGTGTTCGTCGGCACCACCGCGGAACGCACGATCCGTTCCGTGGCCTGTCCCGTTCTCATGGTCAATGCGCCACCCGTCGGGCCCTATGGCCACGTCATGTTGACCACGGATTTTTCGGAGGGTTCCACGCGTGCGGCTAAAACCTGTATCGGCCTTGGGATCGCCCGCGACGCCAGGGCCACCATGCTGCATGTCTTTGACGCCCCGGCAGTCCATCTGGCGATGAGTCACACGGTACCAGTCGACGAGCGACAGGCCTATATCGACGACGAACGAAGAGAGGCATCCCGCAACCTTGCAGCTTTCATGAAATCGCTCGATTGGCAATCGCTTCGCCCCGATGTTCGCCAGGTGCGGAAATCTAGGGTGGAGGATATTCTCGCGGCGGCACGGGAAGCATCGGCGGACCTGGTAGTTATTGGAACCCACGGAAGAGGGAACCTTGCCAAGCTCATTCTCGGGAGTGTCGCCGAAGCCGTGTTGCGCAGGGCTGATCGCGATGTTCTTGCCATTCCTCCGGTGATCAGGGACTGA
- a CDS encoding cation-transporting P-type ATPase, whose amino-acid sequence MTQDAALEAFQTQPGGLGSDEASRRLATIGPNLLPEPPKPSPLLRFLSHFHNVLIYVLIASAAVTAALQHWVDTGVILAVVIVNAVIGYIQEGRAEQAMDAIRSMLAPHSAVLRDRQRITVEACNLVPGDIVLVEAGDRVPADLRLIDARGLKVEEAILTGESVAVEKGTAPVAENADLGDRTSMLFSGTLIAAGTGRGVVTATGPDTQIGTISGMLARVETMTTPLVEQMDRFARWLTVFILIVAGGLLAYGSFVDHLPFSDLFMSVVGLSVAAIPEGLPAVLTITLAVGVRAMARRNAIVRRLPAIETLGSVSVICSDKTGTLTRNEMLAASIATAGQVYSVQGTGYAPEGAVRWRDADIHPDEHAILTEFARAAALCNDAVLHSANDDWRVEGDPMEGALMALAGKITRTGPAPFGEWTRTDVIPFDAAHRYMATLHHDDADHTSILVKGAPETVLALCADQRGADGNAEPLDTEHWFEMVETLAADGQRVIALAARAVPQDHTTLTASDLKGKLTLIGLVGLIDPPRAEAIEAVADCHAAGIRVKMITGDHGATARAIAGQIGLKNHDSVLTGADLEAMDDTTLAGAVMETDIFARTSPAHKLRLVTALQSHGLTVAMTGDGVNDAPALKRADAGIAMGLKGSEAAKEAAEFVLADDNFASIAAAVREGRTVYDNIKKVISWTLPTNAGEAMTIVVALFAGMALPITAVQILWVNLITAVTLGLALAFEPSEPGTMRRPPRPRSQPLLTGELVWHIVLVSSLFLSAVFGMYFYAIDRGYPAALAQTIAMNTLVVLEIFHLFFIRNIYSTSLTWAAARGTPIIWTCVIAVTAAQFAITYLPPLQAVFGTQAVPLLDGIIIVSIGAIFFALIETEKQMRLALRQSRSEPGHQV is encoded by the coding sequence ATGACGCAAGACGCCGCGCTTGAGGCATTTCAGACGCAGCCAGGAGGGCTTGGCTCTGACGAAGCCAGCCGCCGCCTGGCCACGATCGGGCCGAACCTCCTGCCCGAACCGCCGAAGCCCAGCCCGCTGCTGCGGTTTCTGTCGCATTTCCACAACGTTCTCATCTACGTGCTGATCGCTTCTGCGGCGGTTACTGCGGCGCTGCAGCACTGGGTCGACACCGGCGTGATCCTTGCCGTGGTCATCGTCAATGCAGTGATCGGTTACATTCAGGAAGGTCGGGCAGAACAGGCCATGGATGCGATCCGAAGCATGCTGGCACCGCACTCGGCCGTGCTGCGCGACCGGCAACGGATCACTGTGGAGGCCTGCAATCTCGTCCCCGGCGACATCGTGCTGGTCGAAGCCGGCGACCGGGTGCCCGCCGATCTGCGGCTGATCGATGCACGTGGCCTGAAAGTCGAGGAAGCGATCCTGACGGGCGAATCCGTGGCCGTCGAAAAGGGCACGGCCCCCGTGGCGGAAAACGCAGATCTCGGCGACCGTACTTCGATGCTCTTTTCCGGCACGCTGATCGCCGCAGGCACAGGGCGCGGCGTTGTCACCGCCACCGGGCCGGACACCCAGATCGGCACGATCAGCGGTATGCTCGCCCGGGTAGAGACCATGACAACTCCACTCGTCGAGCAGATGGACCGCTTCGCCCGCTGGCTGACCGTCTTCATCCTGATCGTCGCCGGCGGGTTGCTGGCCTATGGCTCTTTCGTTGACCACCTGCCCTTCTCGGATCTGTTCATGTCCGTCGTGGGCCTGTCGGTCGCCGCTATCCCCGAAGGGTTGCCGGCCGTGTTGACGATCACGCTCGCCGTGGGCGTGCGCGCCATGGCGCGGCGAAACGCCATCGTGCGCCGCCTGCCCGCGATCGAGACGCTCGGGTCGGTCTCGGTGATCTGCTCGGACAAGACCGGCACGCTCACCCGAAACGAAATGTTGGCCGCCTCAATTGCCACTGCCGGGCAGGTCTATTCGGTGCAAGGCACGGGTTACGCGCCCGAAGGCGCGGTGCGTTGGCGCGACGCCGACATTCACCCCGACGAACACGCGATACTGACGGAATTCGCACGCGCTGCGGCGCTGTGCAACGACGCGGTTCTGCACAGTGCAAACGACGACTGGCGCGTCGAAGGCGACCCGATGGAAGGCGCCCTGATGGCACTTGCGGGTAAGATTACCCGCACCGGTCCCGCGCCTTTCGGTGAATGGACCCGCACAGACGTGATCCCGTTCGACGCGGCGCATCGCTATATGGCCACCTTGCATCATGACGACGCGGACCACACCAGCATTCTTGTCAAGGGCGCGCCCGAAACCGTGCTCGCCCTATGTGCCGACCAGCGCGGCGCCGATGGGAATGCCGAGCCACTCGACACCGAGCACTGGTTCGAGATGGTCGAGACCCTCGCCGCCGATGGCCAGCGGGTGATCGCTCTCGCCGCCCGGGCCGTGCCGCAGGACCACACAACCCTGACCGCCAGCGACCTGAAGGGAAAACTTACGCTGATCGGGCTGGTCGGGCTGATCGACCCGCCGCGCGCCGAGGCCATTGAGGCGGTGGCCGACTGCCATGCGGCGGGAATCCGGGTGAAGATGATCACCGGCGATCATGGCGCCACCGCGCGCGCAATCGCAGGGCAGATCGGGCTGAAGAACCACGACAGCGTTCTGACTGGCGCCGATCTCGAAGCAATGGACGATACCACGCTCGCCGGGGCGGTAATGGAAACCGACATATTCGCGCGCACTTCGCCCGCTCACAAGCTGCGCCTGGTGACAGCGCTTCAGTCGCACGGACTGACGGTTGCGATGACCGGCGACGGGGTGAACGACGCACCGGCGCTGAAACGCGCCGACGCGGGGATCGCGATGGGCCTGAAGGGCAGTGAAGCTGCGAAGGAGGCCGCCGAATTCGTGCTCGCCGATGACAACTTCGCCTCCATCGCCGCCGCGGTCCGCGAAGGCCGCACAGTCTACGACAACATCAAGAAGGTGATCAGCTGGACGCTGCCAACGAATGCGGGCGAGGCTATGACGATCGTCGTCGCGCTTTTCGCAGGCATGGCGCTGCCAATCACCGCGGTGCAGATCCTCTGGGTCAACCTCATTACCGCCGTCACGCTGGGGCTCGCTCTTGCCTTCGAACCGTCCGAGCCGGGAACCATGCGCCGCCCGCCCCGCCCCCGCAGCCAGCCCTTGCTGACGGGCGAACTTGTCTGGCACATCGTTCTCGTGTCGTCCCTGTTCCTGTCGGCGGTGTTCGGCATGTATTTTTATGCGATCGACCGTGGCTATCCGGCGGCACTGGCCCAGACAATCGCGATGAACACGCTGGTGGTGCTTGAAATCTTCCACCTGTTTTTCATTCGCAACATCTACAGCACATCGCTGACCTGGGCGGCGGCACGCGGCACACCCATTATCTGGACCTGCGTGATCGCCGTCACCGCCGCACAGTTCGCTATCACCTACCTGCCCCCCCTCCAGGCAGTTTTCGGAACACAGGCCGTGCCGCTATTGGACGGCATAATCATCGTCAGCATCGGCGCCATTTTCTTCGCACTGATCGAGACGGAAAAGCAGATGCGCCTCGCCCTGCGGCAATCACGATCGGAACCTGGCCATCAGGTTTGA
- a CDS encoding hemolysin family protein, with the protein MIIEVALVLSLICINGLLAMSELAIVSARPARLRAQAERGSVGARKALILADDPGRFLSTVQIGITLVGVLAGAFSGATIGARLAVALPEFGVPERLAHEVGVGLVVIVITYLSLIVGELVPKQIALAAPERVAARVAPMMLALSRIAAPVVWILDRSGKIVLRLLGQSGQKDTSVSDEDIRMILSEAAGAGVIHRAERELIGGVMRFSDRRARGLMTPRHDVEIAKAGETRTEVMARFDMSGHSRLPLRQGGPDDIVGVIHSRDLLATTGDDFDAMALTRPAPVIQDNLPALDVIERLRNSPCHMLLVYDEYGHFEGIITPMDILGAIAGGFDETESDDPKFVMRKDGSLLVAGRMPIDEFTERLDLVLDGAPSYDTVAGLVLERIGEVPEIGQSLLIDGWRIEIVDIDGLRIDKLLVARTGKKG; encoded by the coding sequence ATGATCATCGAAGTCGCCCTCGTACTGTCCCTGATTTGCATCAACGGACTTCTGGCGATGTCAGAACTGGCCATCGTATCGGCGCGTCCGGCTCGATTGCGCGCGCAGGCGGAACGCGGCAGCGTCGGCGCACGCAAGGCCCTGATCCTTGCCGACGATCCGGGGCGTTTCCTGTCCACGGTGCAAATCGGCATCACGCTGGTGGGCGTTCTGGCGGGGGCGTTTTCCGGTGCCACCATCGGCGCGCGGCTGGCCGTTGCCCTACCCGAATTCGGGGTGCCCGAGAGGCTGGCGCACGAGGTCGGCGTCGGGCTTGTCGTGATCGTCATCACCTATCTGTCGCTGATCGTAGGGGAACTGGTGCCCAAGCAGATCGCGCTGGCCGCACCTGAACGTGTGGCCGCGCGCGTGGCCCCGATGATGCTGGCGCTGTCAAGGATCGCCGCGCCGGTGGTCTGGATACTGGACCGCTCAGGCAAGATCGTGCTGCGCCTGCTCGGTCAGTCGGGACAGAAGGACACTTCGGTCAGCGATGAAGATATCCGGATGATACTCTCCGAAGCGGCCGGGGCTGGCGTCATTCACCGGGCCGAAAGGGAATTGATCGGCGGCGTGATGCGCTTCTCGGATCGGCGCGCCCGTGGCCTGATGACACCGCGCCATGATGTCGAGATCGCAAAGGCAGGCGAAACCCGCACAGAGGTTATGGCGCGGTTCGACATGTCGGGTCACTCCCGTCTTCCGCTGCGCCAGGGTGGCCCGGATGATATTGTCGGCGTCATTCACAGCCGCGACCTTCTGGCGACAACGGGTGACGACTTCGATGCAATGGCGCTGACACGTCCCGCGCCGGTAATCCAGGATAACCTGCCGGCGCTCGACGTGATCGAGCGTTTGCGCAATTCCCCGTGTCACATGCTTCTGGTCTACGACGAATACGGACATTTCGAGGGAATCATCACGCCGATGGATATCCTGGGCGCTATCGCGGGCGGGTTTGACGAAACCGAGTCGGATGATCCGAAATTCGTCATGCGCAAGGACGGATCCCTGCTGGTTGCAGGCAGGATGCCAATCGACGAATTCACCGAGCGCCTCGATCTCGTTCTCGACGGCGCGCCATCTTATGACACGGTGGCGGGGCTGGTTCTTGAACGTATCGGAGAGGTTCCCGAAATCGGACAAAGCCTCCTGATCGACGGCTGGCGCATCGAGATCGTGGATATCGACGGTTTGCGAATCGACAAGCTGTTGGTCGCGCGCACCGGCAAAAAAGGCTGA
- a CDS encoding enoyl-CoA hydratase-related protein, with amino-acid sequence MPKQTQDDQLLVTREGDVLHIRLNRPDQLNALSARMRDGLVEVFRQQVEAPREGAARAILITAAGRGFCSGTDIDPEVILARRPTIQKEMEAGINPLVQYMRSVPVPVIAAVQGPAAGVGFSLAICADLLLVSPSTKLAMTFSRIGAVMDGGASHILPRKIGAARAAALAMLAQTIDADQAVSLGLALKQCEEDALQGEAEKLAQKLASGPTRALGLIKEELEFAQSASLADALAFEASVQAKAFASEDFEEGITAFSQKRKPQFRGM; translated from the coding sequence ATGCCAAAGCAAACCCAAGATGATCAGTTGCTCGTGACGCGCGAGGGGGATGTGTTGCACATCCGTCTGAACCGGCCGGATCAGTTAAACGCGCTGTCGGCGCGAATGCGCGACGGCTTGGTTGAAGTGTTTCGCCAACAAGTTGAAGCACCACGCGAAGGTGCGGCGCGTGCCATTCTGATCACTGCTGCGGGGCGCGGATTTTGTTCGGGGACTGATATTGACCCTGAAGTGATCCTTGCCCGTCGCCCTACGATTCAGAAGGAAATGGAAGCCGGGATCAACCCGCTGGTGCAGTATATGCGAAGCGTTCCGGTGCCTGTAATCGCCGCGGTTCAGGGACCAGCCGCAGGCGTTGGCTTTAGCCTTGCGATCTGTGCCGATCTGTTGCTGGTGTCACCTTCAACCAAGTTGGCAATGACATTTTCGCGCATCGGGGCGGTGATGGACGGCGGCGCGAGCCATATCCTTCCGCGCAAGATCGGCGCGGCGCGGGCGGCTGCACTTGCGATGTTGGCACAGACAATTGACGCGGATCAGGCCGTTAGCCTGGGTCTCGCGCTCAAGCAATGCGAAGAAGACGCGTTGCAGGGAGAAGCCGAAAAGCTTGCCCAAAAGCTGGCATCGGGTCCGACACGGGCGTTGGGTCTTATTAAAGAAGAGTTGGAATTTGCCCAATCCGCGAGCCTTGCAGACGCGTTGGCATTTGAAGCCAGCGTTCAAGCAAAAGCTTTTGCCAGTGAGGATTTCGAAGAGGGCATTACTGCATTTTCGCAAAAACGCAAACCGCAATTTCGCGGGATGTGA
- a CDS encoding TRAP transporter large permease, with the protein MDPTLIGTFGLIAVLVLLVLRVPIGFVLASVATICTFFYYAFRSGRGFDFDRGLNPTLSLVQSNAFEFMHSYSLSMVPMFIAAGHLAYHSRISTDIYAAMRVWISRVPGGLAIASLFGCTGFSAITGSSMACASSMGRICIPEMRRWNYDPRLAASTVAMGGTLGALIPPSVLFIIYGLFTETSVSKLFLAGILPGLLSLLGFVLTVMIWVWFRPEVAPRAEGGTTAREKLQAAWLAWPAMMLMFIIIGGIYGGYLTATEAAAISLVFVLGFGILARRLSWADIKTSFIQTASQSAALFFIAAGAKIFVSFISLTGVTHAFVDLVSAADLQTWQLLAVIAIMYLILGMFLDPLGTMLLTLPFVIPLIEGLGMDLIWFGVIVIKLLEIGLVTPPMGLNVFVIASVGGKESDATTTFKGVARFLILDIVVLILLLAFPAIALIIPNSMG; encoded by the coding sequence ATGGATCCTACACTCATTGGCACATTTGGGCTGATTGCCGTTCTGGTTCTTCTTGTACTACGCGTACCCATCGGGTTCGTGTTGGCCAGTGTCGCGACGATCTGTACCTTTTTCTATTATGCGTTCCGTTCTGGGCGCGGCTTTGATTTTGATCGCGGGTTGAATCCGACACTGTCGCTGGTTCAGTCGAACGCATTTGAATTCATGCACTCGTATTCGCTCAGCATGGTGCCGATGTTTATTGCGGCAGGTCATCTGGCGTATCATTCGCGTATTTCGACGGATATCTATGCGGCGATGCGCGTCTGGATTTCGCGTGTGCCGGGCGGTCTTGCCATTGCGTCATTGTTCGGATGTACCGGTTTTTCCGCTATTACAGGCTCCAGTATGGCCTGCGCCTCTTCTATGGGGCGCATCTGCATTCCCGAAATGCGCCGCTGGAATTATGATCCGCGGCTGGCTGCGTCGACCGTTGCCATGGGCGGCACGCTTGGCGCTTTGATTCCGCCAAGCGTTTTGTTCATCATCTATGGTTTGTTTACAGAAACATCTGTCAGCAAGCTGTTTCTCGCAGGCATTTTACCGGGTTTGTTGAGCTTGCTCGGCTTCGTGTTGACCGTGATGATTTGGGTCTGGTTCCGCCCCGAGGTTGCCCCGCGTGCAGAGGGCGGCACTACTGCTCGCGAAAAACTCCAAGCAGCTTGGTTGGCGTGGCCCGCGATGATGTTGATGTTTATCATCATTGGCGGCATCTATGGTGGCTATCTGACGGCTACTGAAGCTGCGGCAATATCATTGGTGTTCGTGTTGGGTTTTGGCATTCTAGCGCGTCGGCTGAGTTGGGCGGACATAAAGACGTCCTTTATTCAGACCGCAAGCCAATCCGCCGCCCTTTTCTTTATCGCGGCAGGCGCCAAGATTTTTGTCTCATTCATTTCACTAACGGGTGTCACCCATGCGTTTGTTGATCTGGTTTCTGCAGCCGACTTGCAGACCTGGCAATTGCTGGCTGTGATTGCCATTATGTATCTGATATTGGGAATGTTTCTCGACCCGCTTGGAACTATGCTGCTGACGTTGCCCTTTGTGATCCCGCTGATCGAAGGCTTGGGAATGGACCTGATCTGGTTCGGGGTGATCGTGATAAAGCTTCTGGAGATCGGGTTGGTCACGCCACCGATGGGGTTGAACGTGTTTGTCATTGCCTCGGTTGGAGGCAAGGAAAGCGATGCGACCACGACATTCAAAGGGGTAGCGCGGTTCCTGATCCTGGATATCGTCGTCCTGATCCTGCTGCTGGCATTTCCCGCAATTGCGCTCATAATTCCCAACTCAATGGGATAA